DNA from Ochotona princeps isolate mOchPri1 chromosome 7, mOchPri1.hap1, whole genome shotgun sequence:
gggagagacacatacacacacgagagaaagggagagagagagatcttccattttatgGCGCATtcccccaaatagttgcaacagccaaggttcagccaggccaaggccaggaagaAGGAACTTCATGCAGATCTGccgtgtaggtggcaggggtccagggacgtgggccattatctgctgtgcCCAGGCCTATTTGCTGGAAGCTGGttaggaaggggagcagctgagattcaagcCTACACTGTGATGAGGGGTGCTGACACTGCGCTTACCCCACTGGGCCGCAAAGCCAGCTCTCCATATGGCTTTTAACAAGGGCACAAACTAGATATGAATAGCTGTGAACAAAAGACTAGACTTTGGGCTGATCGTTCTACTTACATGGATAAGTCACCCACTTGTTATTTGGGTAAGTTACCCACCTCATTAACTCCTCAGTTTCCTCTTTTGCCTGCCTCTCATCCATAGCCAGGATTATTTTGAATGTTCAGTTAGCTTTTGTGAGTATTCTTAGTAAGTTTTAAAGGATCCATCACAGCAAATAGGTTTTCTGTGATTGTTTCTCTTGTCCTGCTCTCTGGACAAGTTAGAGTCGATGCTTTGTTATATCAGCACTTGAAAAGGTGATCGTTTTATCGTGACTGGAAGTTTTGCTTCTAATAGGGTGTGTTTGTAGCTtcataaacagtttttagaatATCTTTCAGCAACATTGTTACAAAtgactctaatttttaaaaatctgcatttgtTTGTTAGCTATGGAGACCAAAGGCTGCCACAGTCTCCCTGAAGGTCTAGATATGGAAAAACGGTGGAGTCAGATGTCTCAGACTGTGCAGCGATCTACCCTGGCGTCCGCGGAGAGGAACGATGAGAATACCTGCATGGAGGTGGTCAACGCGAGCTGTGTTCCCGGTGCTATTCCAAACAACAGTACTCAAGGaagcaacaaagaaaagcacGAACTGCTCCCCTGCCTTCAGCAAGACAGCAGTCGGGCCGGGATCTTAACGTCTGACATTAAAACCGAACTGGAGTCTAAGGAACTTTCAGCAACCGTAGCTGAGTCCATGGGTTTGTACATGGATTCCGTGAGGGATGCTGACTATAGCTACGACCCACAGAACCCACAAGGAAGCGGGAGTCCAGCCAAGATGTATCAAAATGTCGAACAGCTGGTGaaattttacaaggaaaatggCCATCGTCCTTCCACTCTGAGTAGCTTGGGCAGACCCTTGAGGTCCCTTATGTCTGACTGTGGGAGCTCCGTGAATGGTGGGGTCATGCGTGCCCTTGTTAAAAGCCCCAGCCTGTGTCACGAGAAGAGCCCCTCTGTTTGCAGTCCACTGAACATGACATCTTCAGTATGCAGCCCTGCTGGCATCAACTCTGTGTCCTCCACCACTGCCAGCTTCGGCAGTTTCCCAGTGCACAGCCCTATCACCCAGGGAACTCCTCTGACATGCTCCCCTAACGTGGAGAGCCGAGGTTCCAGATCTCACAGCCCCGCACATGCTAGCAATGTGGGCTCTCCTCTCTCAAGTCCATTAAGTAGCATGAAATCCCCGATTTCCAGCCCACCAAGCCATTGCAGTGTAAAATCTCCAGTCTCCAGCCCTAACAACATCACTCTGCGGTCCTCTGTGTCTAGCCCTGCAAACATCAACAACTCAAGGtgctctgtttccagcccttcCAACACGAATAACAGATCCACGCTTTCCagcccagcagccagcactgtgggaTCTATCTGTAGCCCGGTAAGCAATGCCTTCAGCTAcactgctcctggctcctctgctggatCCAGTGCAAGCCGGGACATGATTCCCAGTCCGGACACACACGAGAAAGGTGCTCAAGAGGTCGCTTTTCCCAAGACTGAGGAAGTTGACAGTGCCATCTCCAACGGTGTGACCGGCCAGCTTAACCTTGTCCAGTACATAAAACCAGAACCAGATGGAGCCTTCGGCAGCTCGTGTCTAGCAGGAAACAGCAAAATCAATTCAGATTCTCCATTCTCAGTACCAATCAAGCAGGAATCCACCAAACATTCATGTTCTGGCACTTCTTTTAAAGGGAGTCCAACGGTAAACCCATTTCCATTTATGGATGgctcctatttttcttttatggatGACAAAGACTATTATTCTCTATCAGGAATTTTAGGACCACCTGTGCCCGGTTTTGATGGTAGCTGTGAAGGGAGCGGATTCCCCGTAGGGATTAAGCAAGAGCCAGATGATGGGAGCTACTACCCTGAGGCCAGCATCCCTCCATCAGCCATCGTTGGTGTGAATTCAGGTGGACAGTCCTTTCACTACAGGATTGGTGCTCAAGGTACAATATCTTTATCACGATCAGCCAGAGACCAATCTTTCCAGCACCTGAGTTCCTTTCCTCCTGTCAATACATTAGTGGAGCCGTGGAAATCACATGGCGACCTGCCGTCGAGGAGAAGTGATGCGTATCCAGTCCTAGAATACATTCCAGAAAACGTCTCAAGGTAAGGTCCCAACCATTGGTTGATTtcttccctttgtgtgtgtgtgttgggaaaaTTGTGGCTTTATAAATTGTGGAAAGGTAGTGGGAAATCACGGCTTCATAAAACGTTGAAGAGTAGTGTTATCTGTACAGTTGATAAAGTTAGACACATTTCAGCTGACTACTTTATTTTTGCTATAAATTAGATGTTCATTTAATTCTTCTGGTTGCCATTGTGTTGCTACTTTGTTGGAACAGAACAACATATCTTTGAGAATATGCTGACTTTGTAGAAACATAGTTCCAATAAATCTATGATTCctcctttttattgcttttggtgtttcagaaatgtttatttactttaggAGCCTGGGTTTTTTCCTTTAGCTTTTGGCTGGTTGACTCAAACTGTTTTATTCTTTGTGGACctcttgtttttttccttgtcttAATCACTTCATTcgttatgaaaaataaaattgaaccaAAAATCTTACCACCATCTTCCCTCCCTCAGCCACTTTTTTTAGGTGAGTTAATCATATGACAGTTGTGGTTTTCAATACACATAAATCATTTCCCTAGCTGTTGAAGGCTTTTAAAGACTCGTCACTTCTAGAATTGCTAAGTGGACAATCTTTTTCACTCATATTGGAAGGGAACTATGTCACTGCAGTTTGTTGGTTTATTTATAACATTTCGTATCTGCAAGAAGGCACACTTTATTTACTGTAAAATATCTTTTGGCGTTCCTTGTTGCAGATAGCATGTCGTGTATATTTAGAAAACAAGGAAGAGGTTTTAAAGCACCATAAAGGGTGGGTCTGAGTTATGCAATGTGTTCTTGCATTGGACTTTGCTTCTGTGTTGCCTGTGACACATGATCCCTTTGTGGAATATATAAAGAATACATTCTCTAGCTGTAGCTCCTGTAGTTCGCATTTAGGAATATGTGAAGGttttctttaaaatctatttctttgGAAATATCTCTAGGCTATTGAAATATGTTTCtagatctttctcctttcttgttCTTTTGTAAACTCAAGGGAAAAGAACCATTTAATTGCGCAACCTTTTCCTTCCTGGGGCTCAAACCTTGCTCTTCTTGCTTTTATAGAAGTAAGCATTCCATAAATGACATTATAGTTCTCGGTGATAAGCCGTTGGATCCTTTTCCAATGCTCTCTTCAATTGTAAACTCTGAGGTCATGAAACAGTATGGTTGCTCTTGGAAACAAATTGTACCTGTTTTACTGCCAGTGTTTTTGCTCGTAGAGCAGGGCTTCTTACACTTAATTTAAGAATTTTGGTAAGTGATATTTTTAGTGAATTAATGTGAGGTAGGATAGCCTAATGATTTCCAACATGAATGTCCCTGCCTGAAGTTCCAGCTGGGCTGTTTAATTATTCTGAGTATCTGTACACATCTCAACCTAGCTGAACTTTAGCTTTCTCGTCCGTTGAAAGGGGCTAAGTAGCCGTCATCTGAAGGATGCTTAAGAAAGTTTATGTAAGTTGTGAGAGGCACTTTGGCTGTCACCTAGTAGTCACCTAATTCTTATGTGCATGATATTAAAAAATTTCATGatctttcaatttccttttttccatTTCATGAAATTTCACAAggcatttaaaagaaatatttaaagtatttaaGTACTTGTTAAATATTTGCAGCTTCTAATAATTAAACTTTTTTATTGCATGGACACTACATGTTTCATATTACAATtggttttttaattttgaagaattTTAGGTAGTATTTCTAGTGGaaacatagtggctaaaatcattGATTCTTACATTTGTTCTATATTCCTTTTCTGATATTTTAATTGTAGTTGTGTTTACACTCTACTTATGAAGTGCCTGTATGACATGATGACTCTTGGACTTAGAAATGCTAGTATGACCATCCCAAACCTGGGGATTTATCCATACAAAATGAAAGCaacatatgaaagagttatctaTATCCCCATATTTATACAGTTCAATTCACATGAACTAAGACACATAATCAAGTCATACGCCCgttaactgatgactggataaggaaaatATACATAGACACTatggaatacaactcagccataaaaataatgaatttttgtcTTTTGCAATTAAATGGATGCACCTAAAACCATTATAGTTAGTGAAATAATGCAGTCCCCAAAAGAGAAATattgtatgttttctctgatctgtgaTGACTAATAGAGTACCAAAAATGTATTATATGTGAATGAGGTTGATGATCCTGGGATTTGATGATGATTTACAACCTGTGTCTACACTCCTCAGCAAtagtatattattttttttttttaaaaaccttgctatatgttgcttaaaaaaaaacttgctatatttttacttaatggagcattaagcctgtgattgtgaagtaaaATGGAAATATGCCATGGTAAAAATTAagcaaggaaggaggagggtgggtggggaatgtgggcaggagggaaggtaAGATGGAACTACCACTGTGCTCTGggtggctccatttctgacccagctcattGACAGTGgccaaagaaagcagcagacgatggcccgcatccttgggcctctgtaccccaaggagagacccagagggtgctctggcttctggcttctaattggctcagcaCTTAACATTTGTAGCAGTTTGGGCAGgcagccagcagatagaagattctctctctctacctcttctctctccacaattctttgaaatataaataaatatttttaaaaataaaattatcttccatctacttgttcactctcccacatggcttcaaTAGCCAGGAATGGGAGTCTAGCCCaatggcccagtgactaaatctgcaccttgcatgcctgggatcccatatgggcacagatttgtgttccaactgctccactttccatgtagctccctgagtgtggtctgggaaagccgtaTACGATGGCCAAGACCTttgaactctgcacctgcataggaaaccAAGAACAtcttggctcctaactttagATCCACTCCactcagtgggcagaagatctttctgtaaatctgcctttcaaaaagagaaatatttaaacattttttaaaataagaaattaataaaatagcCAGGGAAtgggtcaggcaaaagccaggaaccaagaactccatcctgattcCTATATGGGTGAGAGGGACCAAAATACTTGGGCCATAATCTGCTGCTTTTCATGGTACATTATCAgggatgctggatcagaactggaatggTGAAGACACTAACCCagactttgatatgggatgttatGGCAAGCAGCTTAATTTgatgtgccacaaagccagctcctggttttgtgcCAAACAGAATAACTCTCCATGTATCTTATTGTGCTATCTGAAATCTCTTACATATTAAAATACCCTATAACTTCTCTTCATTAATGCTATCCAGTCTTCTTTGTTTTGTGCATTCTCTGAATAAAGGATCAATGATTAGAAGATATTTGGATATTTGACTAGATTTCAACCTACATGTTATCATGCTGAACTTCATCCAACTTCAGCCTTCAGCATTGGATTCTTATTTGGTATTTTGTACCAAATTCAATCTTTTTTACCTTTATTGATGATTATAATACCTCATTTCAGGAAATATTGAATAAATTAGTGATTTACATATTATAAATTATCAAGAACAGATGTAAGCATTTCTAACTTTGATAGTAAACTTCATCTCTAGGTTCGTCTCTAACCTGTCTTCTAATAGATCAGAAAGTATGgtttgagggcccagtgtggtaacttAGTgcctaacgtccttgccttggatgtgccaggatctcatacggtaccagttagtgtcctggtggccccacttcccatccaacccatccagcttgtggcctgggaaagcagaagaggatgggccaaaaccttgtgaccctgcacccacgtgggagacctgaaagaagcttcttgctcctggcttcagattggctcagctctggcctttgcagtcacttggggagtgaaccatcagacagaagatctttctctctgcctctcttcctctctgtacatctgactttgcaataaaactaaataagtcttcaaaaaaaacccGTATGGTTTGAGGGTCCTTAGGACATTTTCAAGATGATGAATGAAGTGAAAAGATCAACTCAAAATGAAAGCTAGATCAATGCATTTTAATGATGTAGTGTATGAAAATTTATAGATATTATTTCAGGTTACACATTGTGTCTAATTTTTACCACCTGCCGATTTTCAGTGTAACATCAAAGAACTGTATGTCCAATTTTCTGAGATCATTACATATTTCTCCCCATTTCTGATAACTTAACACTATGGGGAAAGAGATTCTGAGtaaactgaaagaaaacataGCCACAATTGAATGCAGAAGTAGATATTAAATTCCAGCTGTCTTCTATTAAGCAAAACAATAAACTCAAAAATATGTGAAACAGTGCCTCTCTTGTCTCTAAAGTTGCTCATGTGAAGAAATAGTTATCTTTTCATAAACACGAGCTTACGTTCACCTGTTGTGACTTatgttaaattatttaaaatattttagcttcTAGTTTAAATggatttaatgttttaatttctaaTCTGCTCGATATCCTTGGCTATAGCTCACATCAGCAAAATATCTATAAGATCCTCAGTTCTTTGTAATGGTGAAAAAGTGCTCCAAGGTCCCAAAGTTGGGGACTGTTCATCTGATCTGGTCTGTTTATGTTTTGGAGGTTGATGGAGAAAGAGAATATAGCATTATTTGTTGTAGCCCTCTTGTGTGTCATTCCAAGGAAGTAGTCTCACCGGGGTTAGTTTTTCAGGTGCACAGCGATGAGCCATGGCTTTGAGCTGTGTGCTGTCTTTCAGAGCTAAATGTCATCACATGCATTGTGTGAAAGTGGTGACAGCTGTCACCTGTGTGTTAATAATTTCCAGGGGTGAGATTGGATGAATGCCAAAGTGTAACTTATGTCGAAGCTAAATATGAAGGCCCCTGGATGGACAGTGGACCTGGCTCTATCATATAAGTTGGAACTGCCCTGTAAGCCCATGCATAAACACACCTGTGACCTCAGGTGAGTCACATACTGAACGGCCCCAGTTTCTTCTTCTGGAAGTAAGTTGAACTCGGTGCCCTGCCCAGAAGTTACCGAGTGGCTCTGTAGTTCCCTTTGAAGGATGAAAATAATCCTTCACAGATTTGCCAGtctgtttttgtcttgttttcttcttAATTGCCAATGTATCTCCATAGATTGCGAGTAGTCTGGAGACAGTGATGTCCTTTTACTTTTGCCATTTTAAAGTAAAAGCGGGGCAGACTACCCTATCATTTCACTTTAAAAACTGTGTCATTTTTGTTTACTCAGATCTTTCCTTTTATAAAACCTGACACTTACTATGAATTCCATGTGCTGTGGATTTACACTGTTCCACATGGAAACAGGCTGTTTCTGTTGACAACACTGGCTGTTTATGGCAATAGTCATAGTCACTTTGATAGCGTCATAACATGCAGCCAACACTGACTTAGACTTTTGATTATTAAAGTTCACTATTTCAAAGGGCATATTCTGTTATATTGCTTCAAGGCAACTACTTAAGTGTTCTTAATAggtgtggaattttttttttctggtagaaTGAAACCATTTTTGTAAATAATCAGTAGTTATTTTTAAGTTATCAGTTGTCCTTGACCATTTTTCCAACCTTTGCACATAGGCTAAACTAAAAGCTTCAGAATTCAGGAAAGTTAATAAGGTGTACTCTTTTAGTAAGCTTCTTGTTAAAGTATTGAGATGTAAATACTAGATACATTAATACAAAATATGAAACAATGGTGGGGTTTGTGAAGAATAAGACAGAGGTATTGGGTTTCGATGGTTttctaaaataatgaaatccatTACAACATTGgtttggtcacttgggagtgaaaacACAGCTTTCTTCTTCTGATTTGTGTCATggtattttgattttgaaatggTTGTATCTAGAATTTCTTCTGGCTAATACCTCACTTCAAATCATATTCAACATAATTCTAAAATGATACTTACTTCTGATCATCATTGATATAGTGTATTTCTGAAAAATGATCGTTTTGTTGATAAACTAGTGCTTTATAATACGCAAGTCATCTCTTTCAGGCTACTTTATAAGTTTTACTTTTAGCATCACGCATATCTTAGGTTTATAGGTCAGTATCTTCCCCTTTTATcatctaaaatttattttgaggtGTTTTTACCTAGAAAATAAGCTGTACTTTCAGTTCAACTCAAAATTATTCAACACGAGTCCGTTTCCATTCCGATTACATGCTGCAGCAAGGACGTGGTGATTTATCGTTTATAGATTCAATACTTTTTACGATATTGAAATTCTGGCTGTGTCTGACCTCTTCTGTCCTTGCAGTGTCACAGTCATAGCAGATGTTAAATTGGTCTCCAGTAATTTTGGATCAACACCTTGCTTCCCATAATGCTTTAATGTCATTATTTCCTCTTTCCCCCCatctgaaataatattttttcccGTTTTTTGGATATAGTTTTAATTTCTTACTACTCATCCGCTGATAAGACTTTAGTCGTGTTGCTAGGTAAattatcattttctttcattcacaAAACTCAAATGGAGGGGAAAACATTGGCTTCTTCATTACATTTACGTGTAGCTGTTAATTTGGATAACTGCGTTGGATGACATCCCAAAGTTGATGATTGAAAGACAAGCATGAATAAAAGCATGTTTAATGGAGAGTGCCTTCATTTTGAACTTTAAAGTTTTTGATTTTAAATTTGTGAAGTTTAGGACACTTTGtcatcagtttctttctttctatagCAAAGTGATGATGAAATTAAAATGCAGTTAATGAAATGATGCTTCAGAATCGTCTGGATCTAAGATTGCTCATGGTGTGGCCAATGCCAAAATGTCTCTGTAAGCAAGAAGTGAAAATCGCCTGTGTTTACTGCTAGAAATGGGAAAGAATAGTCCATGgaaaggggaaaaacaaaaaagtaatccGAGTACTTAAAAACTTATTACCCCAGGAAGAGAGAGCGATTCATAACTGTGGCTCAGACTTAGTCTTATTACTGATGAATTCTTCATTGATGTGCAATCATACCTTGTATATTATGAACCACTGGTACAAATATACAAAGATTGCTATGTAAAACAGGATGAAATATGGCTTGAAAGGGACAAAGttgaccattttctttttttaaattttgagagcagagagaaagagaaatggagagattgctctcatctgctgattcactctgaaaTGCCTGAAATGGTTACAGCTTAGCCTGCCAAATCCAGGAACTAGTAAACTCAGTCCAGTTCTAACAGGAACTTGAACCATTGCTGCTACCTTCCcatgtctgcattagcaggagcctgTAGCCAGCAGCCAGAATCAGGTATCAAACCAATCCAATGTGGGTTTGAGTGTTTCCATCATTAGAATAAACACTGCGTTGGCCCTGGGTAGCATGACAGGCAGAGATTTGATGGGTAACTCAGAAAATAGGGAAATGGGGGTTATCAAATTTGGCATTTGTGCTTAATCTTTAAAGTTTTATAGGTGATTTTGAGCAATGCCATCCTGCTTAGAAGGAGCTGCATGAGAAAGCCAACTCCACACTGAGTATGATATACCATGGCATGGCTGCTGTGACAAGGGCCTTAGGAGGCAGAAAACCCGCAAAAAGTTAGTTGGAACTAGAAGGGAGTTGACCCTGAAAGTTAAGAACTTTGTTCTTCATTTGATAAGTAGGGAGGAACCATTGAAATGCTGGGCAGGGAAGTGCCGTGAACCAGTGTGCCCTCGGGGACCTTAACTGGGCTGTGGTTGGTGGGTGGATTGGCACATAAAGACTCCTGTGAAGAAATGACCTCAGCCACACAGGGACAAGGCTGTTTGGAGCAGGGAAGCTGAGGGTGATGGAACGGAGGAGATATTACAGAGGAAGATACTGTAGGAGTTGgtttgaatataattttttaaaaattattgaagacATCTAAAATATGGGAAATCCATTATAAAAAGCTCCTATAATCAGACATTCTTTTTACATAACCACAATGTAACCATCAAAAAAAGAGATTGGATTGATCAACAGTTATTCTTTGTACCTCATTTTGTTTTGCCATTTAGCCTGGTAATATATTTTATAGCAGGAGGGTCATGTTCTTGGTTAGGTGCTTGGTTGTCAGGTCTCTCCTTCAGTCTGGAGTGGTCTTTTGGACTTTTTTTATAGACCCCATGGCTTTGCATGGCTTTTTGTAATCAAGGGGTATTTCTATCCCAGAGGGCCCCTGCTTTGGGATTTACGAGTTTGTTTTTGAATGGATTCAGTGGGTGTGTCCTAGCATGACTATCCCAGGAAGTGATGCTCTGTCCTTCCCATTATGTCCTTTGAGGTAGCACAGGGTTCTGCATTACAGTTGCTGCTTTTCCCTGGGGTCATTGGCTTCAGGTACTCTGTGCCAGGCTTCTCTGGTGATgttgctctttttttccttttgcaattAGAAAATATTGTGTGGAGAAATTCTTGGGACCTATCAGTGCCGTCTACATCCAACTTTGTTTATATCTGCTTGATGGATATAGCACCTGTTCTATATCTACCTGTTCTTAAGGGCAAGTTGTTGGGATTGCTCTGATTAAGCGAGGAAGAGCCTGCTTAGGCATTTGTCTGTCCTTTGCTATGTCTGCATCATTCTTTGGGCACTGGCTTAATGGTAAGCTTTAGGCCCATTTTTGTGCTTTTCCAACCTCAGTTTTGCAGTCTCCTCCAGGGCACCACACACATACCCAGAGGGTGCCCTCCTCGTCCCCTAGGCACTGGCTCCTGTGCTAAACTGTGTGTCTCCTCTTGTGTTCTGACACTGTACCACACCACATAGACCACACCACATGGATGCCGCCTTCTCTGCTTGGACCTTGAGTTTCCACATGAGGCTTCAGAGCCATCCTGGCACTGCATAGCCTATTACAGCTGTGTGCCTGGGGTTGCCTTGGCGAACTGCTTTGTTTTGCATAATCTGTCTGGCATAATGACTTGGGGGACCAAACTGGGAAGGGAGAAGAGTGACATGAGTTGACTTTTGAGTTGAAACAGAGGGTGAAAAATGTAGTTCATAAGCAAAAGCTGCGCAGTCTCAGACTTCCTGTCCTGGATAATGAGCCACTAAGAAAGGGACAAGCAAAGAAACTTGGGCTTGGGTGCAAGTGATGTCGTCTTGGGCTCATGGGAATCCTGCTCTATATAGAGGGTAGGTTCAAGGAAGGTGTGAGGCATCTCTCCAGATACTGAAATTGAGGAGGTCGCTGTGGATCTAATTTCCCAGGGAGAGTGTGTTTATAAGGTCTCAAGCAAAGTTTAAAGTACATTTTTCCAAGAATTTGGGGGGAAGAGAACCCATTAAAAAGATGTATAGGGATGGGGATTTGGGGCCAGAGTTAGGCAGCTATTTGGAAAGCCTGCATTTCCTATTAGAGTGTCTGCTGAAGGTCGGACTGTTTTTCTGATTCTTGTTAGTgtactggggaggcagcaggcagtggttcAGGTACTTAGATTCTGgccaaccctgtgggagacccagaaggatttccttactcctggctttggcctgacctggcctgtccctggCTGTCGCAGACATCTAGAGCAAGAACCAGAAGATTAAAGACAActtcctgtctgtccctctctattTTCCGCCACTTTGGACTGATTGAATAAATGCATGAATCTTAAATAAAGTTGATGAGCAACACATTGTAATAAACGACAGGTAATTGTTTAGAGAAAGAAGACGGCGCAGAGTTATGGATATGCAAAGGGACAGATCATGCAGTCTTaaaatttccaaattaaaaaGGCTCCAagcctttctataaatctgactgtTGGCAAAGATACTGGGATAAGGCCCAGGGAGATGTCAGTCACACTGTCATAGTCGCAGAACTAGGGATAGAATCCCATACTTTTGCTGTTTGGGTTATGTTTTCCCTTCCTGCCGGTAAACTGATGGCACCGATCTGATAGGGCTGGGAAATCAGCCACCAGTGCATGACAGACGGGGGCTGGTGATTTTCAAGAAGGGATTCTGTAGAGATGGGAACAAGAATTGGATTGTGTTTAGCTAAGGAGTACGTGAGGAGACACTTGGGGTGTGGATATAGCGTTTACGTCTTGGGAGGGAGCTGTTTTGGTGATGAAGAGGAGCAAGTAGAGGGAAGAGATggtagtgcaaaaaaaaaaagccgcatCAGGGCGAGGGTGTGGTTCCATAGGGCAGTGGCCTTGGACTGAGATTGAAATTGAAAACGCAAGAGGGAGAAAAGGTAATTGACGGGGGCAGTTACCTGGGGAGGTGAGAGTGGAAATGAGACTGCAGTTAGCCATAGTCAAATGTTTAACTGCCGGACTGAACCAGTTTGTTTTGGCAGGTGCTGGTACCTGGTGTCACCATTTTATGGATATGGAAACTGAGACTGAGATAGTATGTGTGGTTAGCCTAAGGCCACACAGCTAAAGtaaatgaggaaataaataatGGGAAGAAAGCTGAATGTCCTGCAATAGTATGCCAACAGATGGATCTTTTAGAATCCTAAATCAGATTATGTGGCTGGTATAAAGTCCTCTGGT
Protein-coding regions in this window:
- the NR3C2 gene encoding mineralocorticoid receptor — protein: METKGCHSLPEGLDMEKRWSQMSQTVQRSTLASAERNDENTCMEVVNASCVPGAIPNNSTQGSNKEKHELLPCLQQDSSRAGILTSDIKTELESKELSATVAESMGLYMDSVRDADYSYDPQNPQGSGSPAKMYQNVEQLVKFYKENGHRPSTLSSLGRPLRSLMSDCGSSVNGGVMRALVKSPSLCHEKSPSVCSPLNMTSSVCSPAGINSVSSTTASFGSFPVHSPITQGTPLTCSPNVESRGSRSHSPAHASNVGSPLSSPLSSMKSPISSPPSHCSVKSPVSSPNNITLRSSVSSPANINNSRCSVSSPSNTNNRSTLSSPAASTVGSICSPVSNAFSYTAPGSSAGSSASRDMIPSPDTHEKGAQEVAFPKTEEVDSAISNGVTGQLNLVQYIKPEPDGAFGSSCLAGNSKINSDSPFSVPIKQESTKHSCSGTSFKGSPTVNPFPFMDGSYFSFMDDKDYYSLSGILGPPVPGFDGSCEGSGFPVGIKQEPDDGSYYPEASIPPSAIVGVNSGGQSFHYRIGAQGTISLSRSARDQSFQHLSSFPPVNTLVEPWKSHGDLPSRRSDAYPVLEYIPENVSSSTLRSVSTGSSRPSKICLVCGDEASGCHYGVVTCGSCKVFFKRAVEGQHNYLCAGRNDCIIDKIRRKNCPACRLQKCLQAGMNLGARKSKKLGKLKGLHEEQPQQPPPPPPPQSPEEGTTYIAPAKEPSVNTALVPQLSTITRALTPSPVMILENIEPEIVYAGYDSSKPDTAENLLSTLNRLAGKQMIQVVKWAKVLPGFKNLPLEDQITLIQYSWMCLSSFALSWRSYKHTNSQFLYFAPDLVFNEEKMHQSAMYELCQGMHQISLQFVRLQLTFEEYTIMKVLLLLSTVPKDGLKSQSAFEEMRANYIKELRKMVTKCPNNSGQSWQRFYQLTKLLDSMHDLVSDLLEFCFYTFRESQALKVEFPAMLVEIISDQLPKVESGNAKPLYFHRK